The Cicer arietinum cultivar CDC Frontier isolate Library 1 chromosome 1, Cicar.CDCFrontier_v2.0, whole genome shotgun sequence genome contains the following window.
acaatacatatgaattatttgattgatctaatggtTTGAATTGAGAATTGGACAAAACAtggaactcaagcaatcaagcaaagatggatgatgtcctacaaggcttgaagactgaTGTACAAGAATGTTTAGTGTTAATAGAGTCAattaggtagacttaatcataatgaGTTCTCATATAGTACTTGctaatgaaattataaaatgagttttaatcaatcaagtaataaatcaattgaacaatcgattgtCAGACTCACAGAATGAAggtttcactaagttaatcgattgagaaatcgattacttaaaggttttatcaAAACATGTGTTCTatgtttaaacaaatcaattggacaatcgatttgcacatcaattgagtaatcgattttgtgattcacagaaccaaacTCATACtgaacaatcgattggcaaatcgattatgaaaatacttcttcatcagacatgtgttctgtgatcaacgaaatcgattggacaatcaattgaaataaatttcttaagttgcaagcaatgcactaatcgattagataatcgattggtaaatgtTTCTTGAGGTGCAAGCTttgcatcaatcgattaggtaatcgattgaaagaatgaactagttaatcatttatcagaaacacatTGAATAATCGATTCGCACAATGATTTTGACCAAATAGCTGAGGTCctgtaacaagccaaatcgattggagcaaatgtctgagtcactgtgaccagcacaatcgattggcaaatcgattgaagtaaatatCTGAGTCAttgtgaccagcacaatcgattgacgaattgattgaagtaaaatgtttgagttacatgGAGAGTtcagcccattgccaaatcgattatgtcaatgaATATGcgtcgactgagtaatcgattgttttgatctcgttgtttgaacaaaacatgtATAAACGATTAGTCAATTGATTCTGATACAATCTAAGTATCAGTCTCTGATAagtgcattaaaagaatcgattaggcaatcgattagttcatgtattttcaagattcaagaaaaacaagacacgcgataatcgattaagctggttttaaactttaataaaatcgattactaaatcgattgatatgttgtttttctgaaaatatataaattgaatcaatcacaattttttcataacttttgaataacaatcataacactttttcataaCACTGAAGACTGAAAAACACATTGAGAGAAAgattgttacaacacacaaatactcattggcctaatacttttgtgtgggatcttacattgtgattgagtcaaatttgcttagtattctttaattctttttgaaagaacaatttctgtaattgaagttttggaaatccagtagtgtacactggtggttatcttttggGATGCTTATGTTCATCTGAAAGAAGcctcagcttgatctcgctagagtttgacgagtaactctAAGGGATAGTttggtattgtgatagaagtggttgtgagttggatggataggttgtgacgctggaaagtctgtaaaaatattcctcaaatcattctagtgaaaggctgaaatctgttgtagatttcaggactggatgtaggttatcaaagtgatagccgaaccagtataaaaatctccTGGTGCATTATTTCctatctctctttacttttaatattgatcttgcatgtgattaTAAACTTCCGCTGTGAATAAACTGTttgaatcttttactgttaaaataggaattaatattaaacaagttggttttgatattaattcatcacttaggaaagaattagataatcttgttaataatattgtataaaatttcctaAAAATAGAAGCCATATAACCTAcatgtttgtgtgttcttcttacttgtattatactgtcatcatgatttcgaaactcacctccttcgttgtttgtgtttgactagtttggccctgcgtttgcgaaatcgcagttgttacaggttaatgaatcttgaagttcaaatttGGGAGGAATcgtgctctgataggtgataccgggaataatggtttaaaattgtattttacttatttaatttgaaatgaatttttgtagaaaaatcttagaagtactagtaagtttttaaattaaatcaagtaataatacttaaatcaagtttattgatattacactattttaatggagaaaataagtttaaagtgtttcttttgatttttgagaaacgtgatataataagttaaaaataaaagtttttattttcttggtaacatacttttatttatccgctgcaaattttataggataatgatataatttattatatatattattttgggggtttagggtgtcacaaatgTAGCCGTCTTCCTTAAgttgaaattagggttttcagATTTCAACCTTCTTTTGTTAAGTTGGGTTTGGACTTTACTCAAAAGTCGTTTTTAAGTTAAGTTGGGCCCATGTTCtaataacaaacaacaaaaatatgtttcaaGCTTAGCccatttaaacttttttttatttgtttattaaaaaaaagggtTAGTTtcctttataattaaatatcaattttatcataaaaatacaaataaacattatattaaagattaattagatgtgacatctttttaatatttgagttgtTAGAACACCAGTaatacaacttgatagttctaaaactctatttatttatttattatttttttaataaattaatctaaaatcaactttttaagtttggttaattagatgtgagtttttttttttaatctttgagttgttagaacacaagtagtacaacttgatagttctaaaactctctttatttatttatttatttatttatttatttatttatttatttatttatttatttattattttttaataaattaatctaaaatcgacttttttataaataaaaaattgattaattacatgtaatctttttttaatatttgagttattgagacacaagttgtattacttggtggttttaaaactcaactttaaaattgaaaaaaatataaaacattttgaAAAGGATTAACCAGATGAGACATCTTTTTATTCTGagtttttgagacacgagttgtacagcttgatagtcctaaaactcgcataaaaaaatattatttttttcaagtcaaacaatttcattttcttttctcatcaaaacatattttttttttaaatataacaaatccaattttctttataaaaaaaaaaatcaacatatccacattttctacctaagaactacgtagctttgatttcttcaTCGCACCGGGatatacgtaggagcaagatcgtATTCTTATCAAGcgcattaataaattttatttcattttcgtcttttatttcttaagcacacattttttccaaaatcatattaaaaaaatagtaataattattattcatatttaataataaggagaaataaatatacttaagttaatattaaatcttgcacaattaattataggtaatcgTATTTTAATGGATGTCGTTGCTAATATCTTCCCTATGCATAATCGACttccgaactcaaaatttggtttcaaataccatttttttatttttttctttctatttttaagggttttccaatttttttcctattttaaaataaactttggtggcgactccattgaattcgagaaacactcaaaACTTTAGGCCGCAACAGACCCGAATTTGACCGGGTAATTTTTGggtttctaaaaaatttaccaCCGACGGAAGCGGCACACTggtgtgtggtggtcaatttaaatgtattatctCATGCTTACAATATTGAGTATCATTTGGACACACCCCAAGTGTCCTACCTCCACCTTATACACACTAACATTGTATAAAATTTCTCCTATGTAGGACTTCCAATTTATTCCATTCGCATAACAATAGCTCTAAGTGTCCAAGTTAGTGCAAAGTTCaaacaataattatttgtaTTGTTAGGTTTGAGTGGACATCGAACTCTCAATCTCCTTATCACTTTGTTCCTTAACTCAATCATCACAATCACCAAACCAATTAATGGCCTAATATATTGTGTAGTCCGTTACacgaaaatatcaaattgatctcttaacttattttttatcaagttaatcttttatgtttgtaAAAGTTACAATGTTGAACTATTTTTAGTCCTAACCTCATTTCATTCGTTTTAgttagaaatttttaaaatggtaCTATGAATTTTATTCTCATTCATGTAAAGAATATCAATAGCATTTTTAgtctaaatcaatttttatttccgTATAACCTAAAGTACCGCATGATGTATTTTacctaaattaattataacttattatACAAACTAATGTATGACATAGATTGTCATTGATGCATGAGAAATTTTTGTATTGTGATACATAATAATAGAATAAATAATAGTTGTTCAATATAGCAAAAACAATACCTATTTTCCTTATATATTATTTCATACACTTTTTTTCTAATATAATTGTAGTATAATAATTCATATTATAACAATCAACAAGTGTAAGACCCACGTATTTTTCTAATATTAGTAGTGTGTGGAATGTGTTTCtcttcatttaaaatttatgtgtgttaaattatatttatattatttcctaaataatttattatatggaTGGGATAATTTTTCCTCTATAGtatttgttagtttttttaaaatgtgtatATGTAGATAGTATCATTAATCTGttttaactatatattttgcAAAATTATGTTAGGACTATTTCTTAAAAAAGctgttgtaaattattttaaaaaataaaataattaaaacattaaatCAGTAAGTAAGCAAATTGGATTGGCCAATGTGGtaaaaagaacaaaagaaaaaagaagggCATATAAATCCCACCTAAATGACTACAGACCTACGGTAGCGtagattgaaagaaaaaaaaaatcttacattTAGAATTTCATACATGCTACTTGCTTTGCCTTACACTGTATGCCGAATTAAGAAACGACTTTTTAAGTCAATTTTCTACTTTCTCACGTGTaaagaatttaaataaacaaataattaaactttttatttaccTTCCGTGTTAAGCCACTGGAACAAACGCGCACTAAGAAACTGATCTACACACACGGATATAAATTCCCATTTCTCAATTTCATATATGTTCCGTCACCAATCACCATTCTTGAATCTTCTAAAATTCAAATCATTACTACCAAAATGGCGCAAGAGAATGGTTCAAATCATAGGTACCTAGCAACATTCCTCATTAGCTTGGTAAGTTTAATCTCGAATGGCTATGCTTGGGTTGGTGTGAACTGGGGAACAATGGCAACCCACCAACTTCCACCTAAGAAAGTTGTTAAGATGCTTATGGAAAACGGGTTTCGAAAATTGAAGCTATTTGATGCAGATGATAGCATTATGGTAGCTCTAATGGGTACTGATATTGAAGTCATGCTTGCAATACCAAATGTTATGTTGCATAAGATTAGTAACACTCCTAAAGCTGCAGATTCTTGGGTTTACGAAAATGTTACCTGTTACTTGTTCACTGGTGGTGTCAATATCAAGTTCAGTACTCTTTCAACTCTATATAATGCACTTCAATTTTTACTCAAAATGTTACTAGTCTTTCTAATTCTTCACAGTATCCCATTTTCTTgcaagtaattattattattacttattattattattattattattattattattattattattattattattattattattattattaattattattattattattaattattattattattattattattattattattattattattattattattattattattattattataattctCTTTGTAGCAAtgtgtattttatttcttttgttaaaatttaagttttaattgAAACTTGAAAGCACTAATTTTCCGAGACATATTCAGTTAAATGGGCCGTCTGTGGAATCGGATTTGGTGCAGTTGTgatcatatattaaatttaattttgctGACTGTATGGATCTCTTATTTTGTTCCATTGTAGTAACCTGTGTTTTGATTATATGCAATGTAATTATAGGTttaatttgttgaatgtttAAAACCATGCTTTGACTATTCCTAACTCTGAATGATTCTATTTGCTATGTATGCTATCATTGCAGGTACGTTGCTGTGGGTAATGAGCCTTTCCTTAAAGCATACAATGGTACCTATCTAAATAAAACCCTTCCAGCTCTTAAGAACATACAAACTTCACTCTACAAAGCAGGGCTGGGATCAAAGATCAAAGTTACTGTTCCATTCAATGCAGACATTTACTATTCACCAGACTTAAATCCACTGCCATCAGCAGGTGACTTCAGGCCTGAAATAAGAGACCTCACTATTGAAATAATCCAATTCCTATACTCAAACAATGCAACCTTCACAGTCAATATCTACCCTTTCCTTAGTCTTTATGGCAATGATAATTTCccatttgattttgcattttttGATGGAAAGAACAAACCTCTTCAAGACGGCAAAGCAGTTTATACCAATGTGTTTGATGCGAATCTGGATACACTTATGTGGGCTTTAGATAAAGCAGGATATCCAGATTTGCATGTTACAGTTGGTGAAGTTGGGTGGCCAACTGATGGTGATAAGAATGCAAATGCCAAAAATGCAAAGAGATTCAACCAGGGTTTTATTAAACATGCTCTGAGTGGTAATGGTACCCCTAAAAGAAAAGGAATGATGGACTTCTATCTATTCAGTCTCATTGATGAGAATGCTAAAAGTGTTGCTCCTGGAAACTTTGAGAGGCATTGGGGGATTTTTGAGTTTGATGGAAAGCCAAAGTATGAATTAGACATAAGAGGTAAACATAAGGAAAATGGTCTTGTACCTGTTGAAGGGATTAAGTACTTAAAAAAGAGGTGGTGTGTTTTAGATCCAGATGCTACTAATTTGGATGATCTTGCTCATAGTATTGACTATGCTTGTACCAAATCTGATTGTACAGCTCTTGGTTATGGTTCTACTTGTAACAATCTAAGTCTCCAAGGGAATGCTTCTTATGCTTTCAATATGTATTATCAAGTAAATAACCAGATGGATTGGGACTGTGATTTCTCTGGTTTGGCTATCATTACACATGAGGATCCTTCTGAAAAAGGATGTCAATTCCCTTTGATGTTTGCTAGCGGTTCTTCTTTTCTATTGCATGAAGGGCTCTCAATGATCCTGATTTTTTGCTATGTTTTGGCTATAGCTTAACAGATTTCAGAAACCAGGAAACAGTAAAGTTTCTTGTGACTGATTCAATTTTACTGTTAGATTTTAGATTTAGGAGGAGGCTATTAGCATGTAAGTTTGTTTTCTGTATTTGGTTATCGGGAATCTTGGGACTCCAACTATGTAGTTTTTCCTGTTGCTTTTTTCTAGTATGTGACTTTTACCGACAAAATGCATTGTTTATTCTATCGGCCAAATATATACAAGACATGACAAACTACCAATTATATGCAGAATACAATACATTTTTGTTCATATAAAATACCTATCATTTAATTTTAGTCTCGATTTTTTACTAGTGAGTTAAATCTCCACTTATTCTATACATTATCAGAATTGGACATTagtcttgtaaaaaaaaaaaaggaattggTGATTGGTCACAAGTGATTGGCCTACGCTCCTAGACAGGCAAAAATGTATGTCAGCCCTTGCCAtgtgaaatttataaaatgacattAAAAGAATGCTACGTAATAATTTACAGCTTGATCTTTCAGAATATAAACAACATGAAGCCGCAATCTCCGCCAACATAGGCAATCAAGAAAACATAAATTCAACATAAAAGAGGAATTTATATGCACGTTTGCCAGGAGAGATGTTATACAACGCTGGCTGCTTCAAGTGTGTTGGCTTGACTCATAAATTGCAGTTATTGCACAACTGTTcatttgaaaaagaataagaTGGAAATCAGCAAATATATTGTAATAAACTTAAAAGCATTTATGATGTATGCAAAATATTCTTACCTCAAATGACATGTCAAGAATCAAAGAACTTCTCTCAATAAGACAGATGTAGTCTATGAGTTATCCTGTCCTTCAACATGGGAAGATCCTAGAAAGCAAGAACACATCCCGTCACCTTGGTGATGTAGAAGACACAACAGAAACTTGTATCAGTGAACGTCCAGGAAGTTTTGTAAATTCTGGACTATCATGAAGAAGGGATGCCCTTTGGGGATTTGAAAGCATAAGTTGTTGCATGTCCTTTGGAAGTACATTGAAAACTGCCTTAAGGTCTCCCCTTAATTTTTGACAGGTAGCCAGGGAATCATCACCACTCTTNNNNNNNNNNNNNNNNNNNNNNNNNNNNNNNNNNNATGTATCTGATAATAGCATTTAACATAGATTAATGCACTGAATATGTTTTGACTTAAATACGATGTTTTGTAATATTGAATTTGATCCGTTTgattttttggtttcaaaaatttatttgtttccaATTCACATATTTACATAAAACTGGCAAATTTAATTCGTACCTATTAAATAcgaagagtattgagagacatgttgaataacccgtgtgtttcaactacacaacggaaGTTCTTTATATAGACTATGAGTATTAAACAAACATAATTGACAGTAATACTAACGGGCCGGAATACTTACAGtccatctaatctaattatttacattctaatataatattttaacattccccctcaagctggagcatataaatcaaatgcacccagcttgttacatatataactaattctaggacctcGCAATGACTTTGTAAAAACATCTGCTAACTGATCATTGGAATTAACAAAGCTAGTGATGATGTCACCTAATTCGAcatgaaaaacaggatttgaggcaatgtgcaatgcagaatgattatcacatattagtgtcattATGTTGGCCTTTTCAAATTGAAGTTAtttcagtaactgtttcaaccagatgagttcacatgttactagtgtcatggccctgtattctgcctcagcgctggatcttgcaacaacattttgtttcttactcttccaagatattaaatttcctccgACAAGTACTCAATACCCGGAAGTTAATCGTCTATCTATGGGCGAGCCTTCCCAATCGGCATTTGAGTGGCCAACTATCTGATTATGTCctctatcttcataaatgagaccttttccaggtgcacttttgatgtatttaagaatctGGATTACAGCATCTATATGTTCTtgacaaggagaatttaagaactgaTTTACCACACTGACAGCGAAGGAAATGTCAGGACGAGTAactgtgagatagtttaatttttcaaccaatctcctatatcttcctgaatctgatagaggctccccctgattaggtaggagtttgacatttggatccataggagtatcaactGGCTTGGCATTTAATAGACCtatttcttcaagaatatccatagcatattttctttgtgaaattacaaggccaTCCTTGGATTGGGATACCTCAATACCAAAAAATAATAGAGTTTACCAAGGTCTTTAGTCTGAAATTGATTTGAAATATGTTTTAACTGGAGTATTCCTTgctgatcactaccagttataacaatgtcatccacataaacaataagatagatgcaccctTGGGCTGAGTGATGATGAAATACAGAGTGATCGGCTTCAC
Protein-coding sequences here:
- the LOC101491641 gene encoding glucan endo-1,3-beta-glucosidase 5-like; the encoded protein is MAQENGSNHRYLATFLISLVSLISNGYAWVGVNWGTMATHQLPPKKVVKMLMENGFRKLKLFDADDSIMVALMGTDIEVMLAIPNVMLHKISNTPKAADSWVYENVTCYLFTGGVNIKYVAVGNEPFLKAYNGTYLNKTLPALKNIQTSLYKAGLGSKIKVTVPFNADIYYSPDLNPLPSAGDFRPEIRDLTIEIIQFLYSNNATFTVNIYPFLSLYGNDNFPFDFAFFDGKNKPLQDGKAVYTNVFDANLDTLMWALDKAGYPDLHVTVGEVGWPTDGDKNANAKNAKRFNQGFIKHALSGNGTPKRKGMMDFYLFSLIDENAKSVAPGNFERHWGIFEFDGKPKYELDIRGKHKENGLVPVEGIKYLKKRWCVLDPDATNLDDLAHSIDYACTKSDCTALGYGSTCNNLSLQGNASYAFNMYYQVNNQMDWDCDFSGLAIITHEDPSEKGCQFPLMFASGSSFLLHEGLSMILIFCYVLAIA